Proteins from one Plasmodium yoelii strain 17X genome assembly, chromosome: 2 genomic window:
- a CDS encoding PIR protein encodes MDDKICRNFFAIRNTISDKLDKNGNYQLIIENNLKGYCGGNRCANDLEKINAGCLYLFDAFFESSSVFNSVANGNINIVDYIIIWLSYMLNLKPQVGKTSNLQYFYNTYVKGGDMYKKSIANVMEYSNYKNLIDKKNDLINMDIKDISKLYDVFSRLCNMYVEINEENPKCEDYLKKANEFVERYKKLIGDSNITKNSSCRQILVNLSNDYDNFKKKCNDIKCSNSSSFPTIEKTTNFAESIEQKSGQISTHISEVESSSSSITSKLFIVLSIFGAIAFFLGISYKYSLFGFRKRAQKQYIREKIKNIKKRMNQ; translated from the exons atggatGACAAAAta tgtagAAATTTCTTTGCTATAAGGAACACGATTTCCGATAAATTGGACAAGAATGGAAACTATCAActtattattgaaaataatttaaaagggTATTGTGGTGGTAATAGGTGTGCTAATGAtcttgaaaaaattaatgctggatgtttatatttgtttgatgCATTCTTTGAGAGTTCTTCTGTGTTTAATTCTGTTGCAAACGGTAacatcaatattgttgattatattatcatatggttaagttatatgctAAACCTAAAGCCCCAAGTAGGAAAAACAAGCAAtctacaatatttttataatacatatgtAAAAGGTGGTGATATGTATAAAAAGTCTATAGCGAATGTTATGGAATATAGTAATTATAAGAatcttatagataaaaaaaatgatttgataaatatggatattaaagatatatctaaattatatgatgtATTTAGTAGATTATGTAATATGTATGTTGAaattaatgaagaaaatCCCAAATGCGAggattatttaaaaaaagctAATGAATTTGTtgaaagatataaaaaacttATAGGAGATTCTAATATTACCAAAAACAGTTCATGTCGTCAAATTTTGGTtaatttatcaaatgattatgataattttaaaaagaaatgtAATGATATTAAATGCTCCAATTCTTCATCCTTCCCAACGATAGAAAAAACAACAAATTTTGCAGAAAGTATTGAACAAAAGTCTGGACAAATTTCTACTCATATTTCTGAAGTTGaatcatcaagttcgtcgataacaagcaaattatttatagttttatcaatatttggtgcaatagcattttttttgggaatttcttataag tattcattatttggatttcggaaacgagctcaaaaacaatatataagagaaaaaataaaaaatataaagaagagaatgaatcaataa
- a CDS encoding PIR protein, with protein MFKRPPQNKCRNFDTLRVLFPDELINSGEYYFKGGSLKRYCPKSRSCENDVDKINSYCLWLFNQLYNDSIAFSNNEDDNMYIVTYILAWLSYKLNQKTENGITKLMDFYNNHMQNVKEYNTPIENDTQYKTYIDLINKNKELMNIDIKHMSKLYDAFKNLCKMYNELSKVKNKGAEYLKYVENFAKNYNDLINENFNDTNDNLFKQVLYVALNDYNYIKSTSNVESIRNKFPELTNEKKATHVSTISKESQMNDSSSEIQVPSSGTKVSESETDVLTFKPEVSESETTLSSSLVSNKLIIVLSILVATPIFFGISYKYSLFGFRKRSQKQHLREKLKK; from the exons atgtttaaacGCCCCCCCCAAAATAAG TGTCGTAATTTTGATACTTTGAGGGTACTTTTTCCTGATGAATTGATAAATTCTGgagaatattattttaaaggTGGATCGCTCAAGAGATACTGCCCTAAATCTAGAAGCTGCGAAAACGAtgtcgataaaattaatagttaTTGCTTATGGTTATTTAATCAATTATATAATGATAGTATAGCTTTTTCGAATAATGAAGATGACAATATGTATATTGTTACATACATTTTGGCgtggttaagttataagtTAAATCAAAAAACAGAAAACGGAATCACTAAATTAAtggatttttataataatcataTGCAAAATGTCAAGGAGTATAACACGCCTATAGAAAATGATACGCAATATAAAACTTATATTgatcttataaataaaaataaggaaTTGATGAATATTGATATTAAGCATATGTCTAAATtgtatgatgcatttaaaaatttgtgtaaaatgtataatgAACTTTCAAAGGTGAAGAATAAAGGCGcggaatatttaaaatatgttgAAAATTTTgctaaaaattataatgatcttattaatgaaaattttaatgaTACAAAcgataatttatttaaacaaGTATTGTATGTTGCATTAAAcgattataattatataaaaagtaCATCAAATGTTGAATCTATAAGGAATAAATTTCCAGAACTtacaaatgaaaaaaaagcaaCACACGTTTCTACAATTTCTAAAGAATCACAAATGAATGACTCCTCGAGTGAAATACAAGTACCAAGTTCTGGTACTAAAGTATCAGAATCTGAAACTGATGTATTAACATTTAAACCTGAAGTATCAGAATCCGAAACGACACTATCAAGTTCATTGGtatcaaataaattaattatagttttatcgatattagTTGCAACACCAattttttttggaatttcttataag tattcgttatttggatttcggaaacgatctcaaaaacaacacttaagagaaaagctaaaaaaataa
- a CDS encoding PIR protein, whose amino-acid sequence MDDDLCGHFVILRNYFPDELGKTPGHEFHQNKNINKYCPIGVSGNNECNTDLDKIKAVLLWLFERNCSKFKKAYSDENQINPIFLYIVLWLSYKLNQNSDHYFTKINDFYIEYVNGDQQYNSLINDANKCTNLKEIIDKTNYLLNINIEDMSNFYDAFKLLCNVHDKVSTNAYDNTLLNNAIHFFNKYAEINDYYNIENTPYSKILSTLSTDYNKLKNKCASIDNNPIQFPSLPTGRATKSFLRNSSIKISLIPMTFIFFALIIYLGILYKRSSFDFRKRLQKINLRIKKIKRKINH is encoded by the exons ATGGATGATGATCTA tgtggacattttgttattttgagGAATTATTTCCCCGATGAATTAGGTAAAACCCCAGGACACGAATTTCATCAAAATaagaatattaataaatactGCCCTATTGGAGTTTCAGGAAATAATGAATGCAATACTGatctcgataaaattaaggCTGTACTTTTATGGTTATTTGAACGAAATTGTTCTAAATTCAAAAAGGCATATTCTGATGAAAATCAAATTAATccaatttttctatatattgttttatggttaagttacaAATTAAATCAAAACTCAGACCACTATTTCACcaaaataaatgatttttatattgAATATGTAAATGGTGATCAACAGTATAATAGTCTTATAAATGATGCCAATAAATGTACAAATCTTAAGGAAATCATAgataaaacaaattatttgttgaatattaatattgaagATATGTCTAATTTTTACGATGCattcaaattattatgtaacgTGCATGATAAAGTTTCAACAAATGCATATGACAACACATTGTTAAATAATgctattcatttttttaacaaatatgcAGAGATCAacgattattataatatcgAAAATACCCcatatagtaaaatattgtctactttatcaactgattataataaattaaaaaataaatgtgctAGCATAGATAATAATCCTATACAATTCCCAAGTCTTCCAACAGGAAGAGCAACAAAATCATTTTTACGAAATTCATCTATTAAAATTTCATTAATCCCAatgacatttattttttttgcattaaTCATCTATTTAGGAATTTtgtataag cgTTCATCATTTGACTTTCGGAAAAGGCTTCAAAAAATCAATTTaagaatcaaaaaaataaagaggaaaataaatcattaa
- a CDS encoding fam-a protein produces MNKFYIQIILFLLIISLYVNNETLATETAPKKDKKSKSKKDKKPKSKKYYPTSEELYEKNKHLLCTNPEETIKVGEFVNKAAIHLEHHAKSKDGYKFVGDNLHYYMFFFKKKHQGHTIVKKVEYIIYNSNKYNKIVNMLWGPDCNNFLYKFPVKRKIARVYNPNLVMIQQRYKSRRFGCQKYFYALAAKFEISENKTMIVMASPNINDHNSKSKKPFENTIIEDANLLKIDIDSEKDIKQGKLKKTFANLIGYIIEKHDGHVDIIYIESIGRYVPSFLKRMIKKALNSFSPQK; encoded by the exons atgaataaattttatattcaaattattttatttcttttaatcaTCTCCCTATATGTGAATAATGAAACCCTTGCAACTGAGACTGCTccaaaaaaagataaaaaatccaaatcaaaaaaagataaaaaacccaaatcaaaaaaatattatcctAC TTCAGAagaattatatgaaaaaaacaagcACCTATTATGTACCAATCCTGAAGAAACTATAAAAGTGGGCGAATTTGTGAACAAAGCTGCAATACATTTAGAACATCATGCTAAAAGTAAAGATGGTTATAAATTTGTTGGTGATAATCTTCATTactatatgtttttttttaaaaaaaaacatcaaGGTCAtacaattgttaaaaaagttgaatatataatttataattcgaATAAG tataataaaatagtaaacATGTTATGGGGTCCCGATtgtaacaattttttatataaattcccagttaaaa gAAAAATTGCCCGTGTATACAATCCAAATTTAGTAATGATACAACAACGTTACAAAAGTCGTCGTTTTGGGTGtcagaaatatttttatgctttaGCTGCAAAATTTGAA ataTCAGAAAACAAAACTATGATTGTCATGGCTTCaccaaatataaatgatcacAACAGTAAAAGTAAGAAACCCTTTGAAAACACAATAATAGAAGATGCAAACTTATTAAAAATTGACATTGATTCTGAAAAGGATATTAAACaaggaaaattaaaaaaaacatttgcTAACCTAATTGGATACATTATTGAAAAGCACGACGGCCATGTTGATATCATCTATATTGAATCT atTGGTCGCTATGTTCCCAGTTTCCTAAAACGCATGATTAAAAAAGCTTTAAATAGTTTTTCCCCtcaaaaataa
- a CDS encoding fam-a protein, translating to MSKGYIKIIFSLLISSVYLSNKALAADANSSIEALRRFARLYNTRSSFPNDYSEGTSEQSSFDLYMNPEENKETEKLMNESEILLQHHATSTNGYKLYNIHKDSTEYYMKHGNTIMYKFNHKIKYLDKYNGIIDMLWNPNVKYFGNQIVKGIKEIIDQFNIRFPISNVSDDTTIIVYTSSDIDEYNSFDKRKYTNTIVESANLSKSRIYS from the exons ATGAGTAAaggatatattaaaataattttttctcttttaatcTCATCCGTATATTTGAGCAATAAAGCTCTTGCAGCTGATGCTAATTCAAGTATTGAAGCTTTACGAAGATTTGCTCGACTATATAACAC AAGGTCTAGTTTCCCCAATGATTATTCAGAAGGAACAAGTGAACAATCCTCCTTCGACTTATACATGAACCctgaagaaaataaagaaacagaAAAACTTATGAACGAATctgaaattttattacaaCACCATGCTACAAGTACGAATggttataaattatataatatacacaaGGATTCAACTGAATATTATATGAAACATGGAAATACAATcatgtataaatttaatcATAAAATCAAATATCTCGATAAG TATAATGGTATAATAGACATGTTGTGGAATCCAAATGTCAAATATTTTGGTAATCAAATTGTTAAAGGTATTAAGGAAATAATCGATCAATTTAATATACGATTTCCAATATCCAAT GTATCAGACGACACAACTATAATTGTCTATACATCGTCTGATATAGATGAATATAACAGTTTcgataaaagaaaatatacaaaCACTATTGTAGAAAGTGCAAACTTATCCAAATCAAGAATTTATTCATAA
- a CDS encoding lysophospholipase, putative, translating into MEQIELNNDGLRNTKCKLDGNPKTDWLRNKNGLLLKTYGWIVKNAIGIVLLIHGLKSHARLTYMKINLKMTNKNKSLVVDSNNYYIYKDSWIENFNKKGYSVYALDLQGHGESQAWGNIKGNFSSFDDLVDDVIQYMNKIHDEISNDNQTDDESTHIVTTKKKRLPMYIIGHSLGGGIALRILQLLKKEQKDKINSEDANDNNMIEDIINDMDNSNDHAIGNMNNTHLITNSNDYDSDKSCASTSSTTNAIDGPSDKDEGCYNYLDKFNIKGCVTLSGMMRFKTIFDFGNNLIERFYLPAVDIMSRVAPHVLISSEIGYKRSKYVDNICKHDKFRNNSGIKFKCMYEVIKASITLNYNINYMPTNVPLLFVHSKDDSICHYQGVISFHNQANVSKKKLHIVNGMNHAITVEQGNEQILKKILEWISNLKRDDEIEDEINEINAEIEGEIEGEIEDEIEDETKNEI; encoded by the coding sequence ATGGAACAAATTGAATTGAATAATGATGGATTAAGAAATACAAAATGTAAGTTAGATGGTAATCCTAAGACAGATTGGCTCCGTAATAAAAATGGTTTGCTTTTAAAAACATATGGGTGGATTGTTAAAAATGCTATAGGAATTGTATTGTTAATACATGGATTAAAATCTCATGCTCGATTAACTTATAtgaaaattaatttaaaaatgacaaataaaaataaaagcttAGTAGTTGACAGTAATAAttactatatttataaagATAGTTGgattgaaaattttaataaaaagggTTATTCAGTATATGCACTAGATTTGCAAGGACATGGTGAATCACAAGCATGGGGAAATATAAAAGGCAATTTTAGTTCTTTTGATGATTTAGTTGATGatgtaatacaatatatgaataaaattcATGATGAAATCTCAAATGATAATCAAACGGATGATGAATCTACCCATATAGTAacaactaaaaaaaaaagacttCCTATGTATATTATTGGGCATTCGTTGGGAGGAGGTATTGCTTTAAGAATATTACAATTATTAAAGAAAGAacaaaaagataaaattaattctGAAGATGCAAATGacaataatatgatagaagATATTATTAATGATATGGATAACTCTAATGATCATGCTATAggaaatatgaataatacaCATTTAATTACCAATTCTAATGATTATGATTCCGATAAGTCCTGTGCTAGTACCTCTTCTACGACAAATGCTATTGATGGTCCTAGTGATAAAGATGAAGGATGCTATAATTATTTAGATAAATTCAATATTAAAGGTTGCGTAACTTTATCTGGTATGATGAgatttaaaacaatatttgaTTTTGGAAACAATTTAATTGAGCGTTTTTATTTACCTGCAGTAGACATCATGTCTCGTGTAGCGCCTCATGTACTAATTTCGTCAGAAATAGGTTATAAAAGATCCAAATATGttgataatatatgtaaacatGATAAATTTCGAAATAATAGTGGAATAAAATTCAAATGTATGTATGAAGTTATAAAAGCATCGATCACAttgaattataatattaattatatgccAACGAATGTCCCCTTATTATTTGTGCATTCAAAAGATGATAGTATTTGTCATTATCAAGGGGTAATTTCATTTCATAATCAAGCAAAtgttagtaaaaaaaaattgcataTTGTTAATGGTATGAATCATGCTATAACGGTAGAACAAGGAAATGagcaaattttaaaaaaaattcttgAATGGATTTCTAATTTAAAAAGGGATGATGAAATAgaagatgaaataaatgaaataaatgcTGAAATAGAAGGTGAAATAGAAGGTGAAATAGAAGATGAAATAGAAgatgaaacaaaaaatgaaatataa